From the genome of Candidatus Roizmanbacteria bacterium, one region includes:
- a CDS encoding F0F1 ATP synthase subunit delta encodes MNDVLSFFEGLILVSDREKLIDQIEMVRREIFAVSNSETLEQTLKKQLSESRAKEFFLYLSKYKKNIYDGHIIEEILESLRGKAMDLDVVRLSLAIDMSRSEISELHTKLTEQLNQRVLLDVHIEPSLLGGLRLEYNGVYLDLSLSTRIKGMIQPSR; translated from the coding sequence ATGAACGATGTCTTAAGTTTTTTTGAAGGTCTCATCTTGGTGAGCGATCGTGAAAAACTCATTGATCAGATAGAGATGGTCAGACGTGAAATTTTTGCTGTAAGTAATTCCGAGACATTGGAGCAAACACTTAAAAAACAACTATCAGAATCGAGGGCAAAGGAGTTTTTTTTGTATCTAAGTAAGTATAAAAAAAATATATATGATGGACATATTATTGAGGAAATTCTGGAGTCCCTAAGAGGTAAGGCAATGGATCTGGACGTAGTAAGACTGAGCCTTGCCATAGATATGAGTAGATCGGAGATATCCGAGCTACATACGAAGCTGACCGAACAACTTAATCAACGCGTTCTATTAGATGTCCACATAGAGCCTTCACTCCTCGGGGGATTGAGGCTAGAATATAATGGCGTCTATCTCGATTTATCTTTGTCGACCAGAATTAAAGGCATGATCCAACCTAGCCGTTAA
- a CDS encoding SDR family NAD(P)-dependent oxidoreductase yields the protein MNSFWNKKSVLVTGAGGFIGSWVTQLLVKNGAHVSATCNHNDNNLAHLAGKIKLIRCDLTNYRSCLKATKNINVVLHLASKVAGIQYTMNHPVEMFEDNIEMTKNILRASHANKVERVLLVSSACVYPRFANPPTNENMGFVDDPEPTNLGYGWSKRVMELMARFYHDEYGLKVAIARPYNAYGPRDTFDPAISHVIPGLIKRVLDGENPLVVWGSGKQTRSFIYVEDLTRGLLDLIEKYPKPDPVNLGSSEEISIQNLAKLIIKISSKKTGTVLDRSKPDGQPRRLPDTKKAKKMIGFNATIPLEIGLKKTIKWYQTQRSSSSHVTKSKASKR from the coding sequence ATGAATTCATTTTGGAATAAAAAAAGTGTTTTGGTTACCGGCGCAGGAGGATTTATAGGGTCATGGGTAACTCAGCTTTTGGTAAAAAATGGTGCACATGTAAGTGCGACGTGTAATCACAACGACAATAATCTTGCACATCTTGCCGGAAAGATTAAGCTGATTAGGTGTGATCTTACAAATTATCGAAGTTGCCTCAAGGCTACAAAAAATATCAATGTAGTGCTCCACCTCGCCTCAAAGGTGGCAGGAATTCAGTACACAATGAATCATCCAGTCGAGATGTTTGAGGACAATATTGAGATGACTAAAAACATTCTCCGAGCATCGCACGCAAACAAAGTTGAACGAGTTCTTCTTGTAAGTTCTGCCTGTGTCTACCCGCGTTTTGCCAACCCTCCAACCAACGAAAACATGGGCTTCGTAGACGACCCAGAACCAACCAATCTCGGCTATGGTTGGTCCAAACGAGTGATGGAGCTCATGGCCCGATTTTATCATGATGAATATGGTCTAAAAGTGGCCATTGCACGACCGTACAATGCCTACGGTCCTCGTGACACCTTTGATCCTGCGATCTCTCATGTAATTCCCGGTCTAATTAAACGAGTACTTGATGGTGAAAATCCATTGGTTGTATGGGGTTCCGGAAAACAAACTCGTTCCTTTATTTACGTTGAGGATCTTACGCGCGGACTCCTCGATCTGATCGAGAAATATCCCAAGCCCGATCCAGTAAATCTGGGGAGCTCAGAGGAAATATCTATTCAAAACCTTGCAAAGCTCATCATCAAGATCTCTAGTAAAAAAACAGGAACCGTACTTGATAGATCGAAACCAGACGGACAACCGCGTAGACTTCCAGATACAAAAAAGGCAAAAAAAATGATAGGATTTAATGCGACAATCCCCTTAGAAATTGGCTTAAAAAAAACAATCAAATGGTACCAAACACAACGCTCATCATCCTCACACGTAACGAAATCGAAGGCGTCAAAGAGATAG
- a CDS encoding PEGA domain-containing protein → MKTKKSQYYSIKKHLKYIKSDQVSEHLIRTTLLSLFIVFSIGVILYARGYRFDPVRKQLSSTGILAVSSTPRAAKVYINGDFRGATDLNLSLSPGTYTVEVKKEGYTPYSTTLKLRGEIVEVVNPVLFPLNPSLSPLTNLGITKAEEIDSSDKILLFSENGNLETDGIYAFEASRTPLNIFQPLKRLALKSSLLQSGSFSDSNVEFSHDYKQAIITLLQEDSSVSYLISLDQENQIPLNVTESKQALLSAWEKEHKKELQKIFEAYPKEIRKIASDSFSMARHSPDQTKVLYRAKRTVNLPMVIVPPLIGSNQTTESRQLLQDHVYVYDRKEDKNFEIGSSDKEIESIRWYSDSSHLVFGEVKQITLSDYDGTAKQAIYSGPLSQRFFAITSAGQLLILSNLNPLQNPLPDIYEVGIR, encoded by the coding sequence GTGAAAACAAAAAAAAGCCAATATTACAGTATCAAAAAACATCTAAAGTATATCAAATCAGATCAAGTGTCAGAACACCTAATTCGTACCACTCTTCTTTCGTTATTCATAGTCTTTTCTATCGGTGTTATTCTCTATGCTCGTGGATACAGATTCGATCCTGTCAGAAAGCAGCTTTCCTCGACAGGAATACTTGCAGTAAGCTCAACGCCCAGAGCTGCCAAAGTCTATATTAACGGGGATTTTAGAGGCGCCACCGACCTCAATCTCTCTTTATCTCCTGGAACTTATACAGTAGAGGTAAAAAAAGAAGGATACACTCCTTACTCTACTACGCTAAAACTTCGAGGAGAAATAGTTGAGGTAGTCAATCCAGTACTATTTCCCCTAAATCCCTCGCTCTCTCCTCTTACTAATTTGGGCATAACAAAGGCGGAAGAAATCGATTCTTCAGATAAAATTCTGCTATTCTCTGAGAATGGCAACTTAGAAACAGATGGCATCTATGCATTTGAGGCGTCCCGAACTCCACTCAACATTTTTCAACCTTTAAAAAGACTCGCCTTAAAATCATCTCTACTTCAGTCTGGTAGTTTTTCGGACTCAAACGTAGAATTTTCGCATGATTATAAGCAGGCAATCATTACTCTCCTACAGGAAGATAGCTCTGTATCCTACCTCATCTCTCTTGATCAAGAGAATCAGATTCCTCTTAATGTGACCGAATCGAAGCAGGCTTTACTTTCTGCATGGGAGAAAGAACATAAAAAGGAGCTGCAAAAAATTTTTGAAGCTTATCCAAAAGAAATTCGAAAAATAGCTAGTGACTCCTTTTCGATGGCCAGACACTCACCTGACCAGACGAAAGTTCTTTATAGGGCAAAAAGAACGGTAAATTTGCCTATGGTAATAGTTCCACCACTTATTGGATCGAACCAAACCACAGAATCACGTCAACTTCTGCAAGACCACGTGTACGTATATGACCGTAAGGAAGATAAAAACTTCGAAATAGGTAGCTCAGACAAAGAAATAGAGTCAATTCGTTGGTACTCAGATTCGAGTCACCTCGTGTTTGGAGAGGTAAAACAGATTACATTATCAGACTATGACGGAACCGCAAAACAAGCGATCTACTCTGGTCCACTTTCGCAACGATTTTTCGCAATAACTTCAGCAGGCCAACTCTTAATTCTCTCTAATCTAAACCCACTTCAGAATCCCTTACCCGACATCTACGAAGTCGGAATCAGGTAA
- a CDS encoding F0F1 ATP synthase subunit beta: MKEGTITAIKGQIIEVEFREDKPAINDILTLENDPTAIFEVYSSASDESFYCFLLRSSQQLQRGMKVLNTKKPLVVPVGKGLLGRVINVFGEPLDGEAPLENLTYAPISPTDIPYDHISVPSVFLETGIKVIDFFSPILKGSRVGLFGGAGVGKTILLTEIIHNVVILHIEENVSVFAGVGERAREGHELYETLKASNVLQKVALIFGQMGENAAVRFRTAMAAATIAEHFRDVEKTNVLFFIDNMFRFAQAGYELGTLMNQIPSQDGYQPTLASELASVQERLVSTTSGTMTSIEAIYVPSDDLTDYAVQSIFPFLSSSVVLSRSIYQDGRFPAVDILHSTSSALSKETVGDSHYSYYLASQSLLKRAIELERIVSLIGESELSTADQSIYRRAKILRNYFTQNFFTTELQTGKKGVYVPLSELVTDVGQIISGRYDDVPPQSFMNIGSLKDLMKA, translated from the coding sequence ATGAAAGAAGGAACAATTACAGCTATTAAAGGTCAGATAATCGAGGTTGAGTTCCGCGAGGATAAACCCGCCATCAACGATATTCTAACTCTTGAAAACGATCCTACAGCTATTTTTGAGGTGTATTCTTCAGCGTCCGACGAATCATTTTATTGCTTTTTGCTAAGGAGTTCTCAGCAACTTCAACGAGGCATGAAGGTTCTAAACACAAAAAAACCATTAGTAGTGCCTGTAGGTAAAGGTTTGCTTGGTAGAGTAATAAATGTTTTTGGGGAGCCTTTAGATGGAGAAGCTCCGCTTGAGAATCTTACCTACGCTCCTATTTCACCCACAGATATTCCATATGATCACATTTCGGTGCCATCTGTATTCTTGGAAACAGGCATCAAGGTTATAGATTTTTTCTCCCCCATATTAAAAGGTAGTAGAGTTGGATTATTCGGAGGCGCCGGCGTCGGAAAGACAATTCTTCTAACAGAGATAATTCATAATGTCGTTATCTTGCACATAGAGGAGAATGTGTCGGTGTTTGCCGGAGTAGGAGAGCGTGCAAGAGAGGGTCATGAACTCTATGAAACGCTTAAGGCGAGTAACGTATTGCAAAAGGTAGCGCTTATATTTGGCCAGATGGGTGAGAATGCGGCAGTAAGATTCAGAACTGCCATGGCTGCAGCAACAATCGCAGAGCATTTTAGAGATGTAGAAAAAACAAATGTTCTTTTCTTTATCGATAATATGTTCCGTTTTGCACAGGCAGGATACGAATTAGGTACTTTAATGAATCAGATTCCTTCACAGGATGGGTACCAGCCAACTTTAGCTTCGGAACTTGCCTCAGTACAAGAGCGCTTAGTTTCCACCACATCCGGAACAATGACGAGTATTGAGGCTATTTACGTGCCATCTGATGATCTTACAGACTATGCAGTTCAGTCTATATTTCCATTTTTATCCTCATCTGTTGTTCTGTCTCGTAGCATCTATCAGGACGGAAGATTTCCTGCCGTTGACATACTTCACTCGACGTCTTCTGCATTGAGCAAGGAAACTGTGGGAGACAGTCACTACAGTTATTATCTAGCCTCTCAGTCACTATTAAAGCGAGCTATCGAACTTGAACGTATCGTTTCGCTCATTGGAGAGTCCGAGCTATCAACAGCAGATCAGTCAATCTATAGGAGAGCTAAAATTCTGAGAAACTACTTTACGCAGAATTTTTTCACTACAGAACTACAGACCGGTAAAAAAGGAGTCTATGTGCCATTATCAGAGCTTGTGACAGATGTTGGGCAGATTATCTCAGGTCGATATGATGATGTTCCTCCCCAGTCATTTATGAATATCGGTTCATTAAAAGATCTAATGAAGGCTTAA
- a CDS encoding glycosyltransferase family 2 protein, whose translation MVPNTTLIILTRNEIEGVKEIVPRIPLDAVDEVIAVDYKSTDGTVAFFEQHKIKVIKQQKKGRGEAFRIAAEQAKNENLLFFSPDGNEDPKDIPKLIGKMDEGFDMVIASRFMKSSHNEEDDQPIKLRKWANQGFTLLANLFWHGKLTDSINGYRIITKKAFDSLKLDGEGFVIEYQMSIRALKLGLRIGEIPTYESSRIAGESGSWAVPTGIQFVIQLFKELFKQ comes from the coding sequence ATGGTACCAAACACAACGCTCATCATCCTCACACGTAACGAAATCGAAGGCGTCAAAGAGATAGTCCCCCGAATTCCGCTTGATGCAGTAGATGAAGTTATTGCGGTAGACTATAAATCAACAGATGGCACAGTTGCATTTTTCGAGCAACACAAGATTAAGGTTATAAAGCAACAAAAAAAGGGGCGTGGCGAAGCCTTTCGTATCGCAGCAGAACAAGCCAAGAATGAAAATCTCCTTTTTTTTAGTCCAGATGGAAATGAGGATCCTAAAGACATCCCCAAGCTTATCGGTAAAATGGACGAAGGATTTGACATGGTAATTGCCTCCAGATTTATGAAGAGTTCGCACAATGAAGAGGACGATCAGCCAATTAAGTTGCGTAAATGGGCAAACCAAGGATTCACGCTTCTTGCAAATCTATTCTGGCACGGAAAGCTTACGGACAGCATAAATGGCTACAGAATAATTACAAAAAAAGCCTTCGATTCGCTCAAGCTCGATGGTGAAGGTTTTGTTATTGAGTATCAAATGAGCATAAGGGCTCTTAAGCTAGGGTTAAGAATCGGCGAAATTCCTACCTACGAAAGCTCTCGTATTGCGGGCGAAAGTGGTTCATGGGCAGTCCCAACCGGAATTCAGTTCGTAATACAATTATTTAAAGAACTTTTCAAGCAATGA
- a CDS encoding serine hydrolase gives MQKVLGVICLLSLTTNVYFILANQDSKKVGLPIATEGSQYSFLSPRIFSENQNNLIVNFVSLRKHMQQLSSQLSYKTSVYFEYLPTGASIGINEKNAFVPASLLKTPLAMGIYKHYESGELKPSDTIIMDDVSRDRGFGKLWKLKSGTIITVEQALNHLIRESDNTAQKLLLKKISTEEIDKVFDALDIPKVRDGDGEAVVTAKNYSSILRCLYLSCYLSKSNSNQLLQQLSQTEFNDKLPATIPSSIPVAHKIGEHPSMRNPEKSTFTDCGIIYVPKRPYILCVMVEADESTSTSTIASYSKIAFDYVQSYQ, from the coding sequence ATGCAAAAGGTACTCGGCGTAATCTGTTTGTTATCACTCACTACGAACGTCTATTTTATTTTAGCAAATCAAGACTCAAAAAAGGTCGGTCTGCCGATAGCCACAGAAGGTTCTCAATATAGTTTTTTATCACCACGTATTTTTTCAGAAAATCAAAATAACCTTATTGTGAACTTTGTTTCCTTAAGAAAGCATATGCAACAACTTTCGTCACAACTTAGTTATAAAACCAGTGTGTACTTTGAGTATCTTCCAACAGGTGCCTCGATCGGAATTAATGAAAAGAACGCATTTGTACCGGCAAGCCTACTCAAAACTCCTTTGGCAATGGGGATTTATAAACACTATGAGAGTGGAGAGCTCAAACCATCGGATACGATCATTATGGATGATGTATCGCGTGATAGGGGTTTTGGAAAGCTTTGGAAGCTTAAATCGGGTACCATTATTACAGTAGAGCAAGCATTAAATCACCTTATAAGAGAGTCTGACAATACCGCACAAAAGCTACTTCTTAAAAAAATTTCTACTGAGGAGATCGATAAGGTTTTTGATGCTCTGGACATACCAAAAGTAAGAGATGGCGACGGCGAGGCAGTAGTCACAGCAAAAAACTACTCATCGATACTAAGATGCCTCTACCTTTCCTGTTATTTGTCTAAGAGCAACTCAAATCAACTTCTTCAGCAACTATCTCAGACAGAGTTCAATGACAAACTCCCCGCAACAATTCCTAGCTCTATTCCAGTGGCTCATAAGATTGGAGAGCACCCATCCATGCGCAACCCAGAGAAAAGCACCTTCACCGACTGTGGCATTATTTATGTACCCAAACGCCCCTATATTCTATGCGTAATGGTTGAGGCAGACGAGTCGACCTCGACCTCAACTATTGCCTCGTATTCAAAGATCGCGTTCGATTACGTTCAATCATATCAATAA
- a CDS encoding serine hydrolase, which yields MKRIVIPVLVMSIILNVALLSFTFMSSPNPVPSLHKNYPYLSKRIFVENQNDVLVRFTKLRSLLRSYVAAIPMKTGVYFEYLPSGTSIGVNEKEEFIPASLIKVPIVMAIYKKIESGKLRKNDFVALEERFKDKTAGTLWEERVGARIAVKDAIDKTIDESDNTAKNILLSLLTREEISFVFDTLDIDLESENDESATITPKNYSSILRSLYLSSYLTQEHSNEVLELMTQSSDDLRLRSGIPDGIPVASKYGVSYGARSSESIYSDCGIIYVPKRPFLVCIMIQSNEEEASKIMKSVAEMTYSFVSQSNL from the coding sequence ATGAAACGTATCGTTATCCCCGTGCTTGTTATGAGCATTATTTTAAATGTAGCTTTACTGTCATTTACGTTCATGAGTTCTCCGAACCCTGTACCATCGTTGCACAAAAACTACCCCTATCTCTCAAAAAGAATCTTTGTTGAAAATCAGAATGATGTTTTGGTCAGATTCACAAAGCTGAGATCATTACTAAGATCCTATGTCGCTGCTATCCCAATGAAGACGGGAGTGTACTTTGAATATCTCCCCTCGGGCACATCGATAGGGGTCAATGAGAAAGAAGAGTTTATTCCTGCGAGCCTTATCAAGGTCCCAATTGTTATGGCTATCTATAAAAAGATTGAGTCTGGTAAGTTGAGAAAAAATGATTTTGTCGCTCTAGAGGAACGGTTTAAGGATAAAACTGCAGGCACCTTATGGGAAGAGCGTGTTGGTGCGCGGATTGCCGTTAAGGATGCTATAGATAAAACTATCGATGAGAGTGATAACACTGCGAAAAATATTCTTCTAAGTCTACTTACTCGAGAGGAAATATCGTTTGTGTTTGACACTCTCGATATTGATCTTGAATCGGAGAATGATGAGTCAGCAACCATCACTCCAAAAAATTATTCATCTATTTTGAGAAGTCTATACCTTAGTTCCTACCTCACTCAGGAGCACTCAAATGAGGTGCTAGAGTTAATGACGCAGTCAAGTGATGATCTTCGGCTTCGATCGGGTATACCAGACGGCATTCCGGTTGCAAGTAAGTATGGCGTATCGTACGGAGCTCGTTCAAGCGAATCTATATACTCCGACTGCGGAATTATTTATGTTCCAAAACGACCATTTTTGGTATGCATCATGATTCAATCCAATGAGGAGGAAGCTAGTAAAATTATGAAGAGCGTAGCGGAGATGACCTATTCATTTGTATCACAGTCAAACCTATAA
- a CDS encoding M23 family metallopeptidase, with protein MSSKIIEPNKTTTVTLNIPDITTKTATSSMTLVESAPIDAVINDPNIQQIRKPELLNLRFPFNEDYELTLGFGQVDPTEHLGMPNHDGIDFATASGTPIVAVDEGEIVPYREENNYGTTVAVQHLWGQSFYGHLSTSSAQLGEKVKKGQIIGFSGSTGRSTGPHLHLGIKWNDSRMIDPLPLLSASNNNKVAEKQLIFTIPLSTSQISYDMVLVRPEPVIQSIELSPSYIYVATPKPLFTERDSHIILLNGEKDAGDKLIQDPHLTIKTRITSQDGVIIWKNDDQDMLKVYDTVTKTFFEQPLFTDLPNSLSIDSKEYHVMTSSGTLALNPVIQ; from the coding sequence ATGAGCTCAAAGATAATTGAGCCAAACAAAACGACAACGGTCACTCTAAATATTCCTGACATTACAACAAAGACAGCTACAAGCTCTATGACCCTTGTCGAAAGCGCACCTATAGATGCAGTAATCAATGACCCGAACATTCAGCAGATACGAAAACCTGAACTCCTTAATCTCCGATTTCCGTTTAACGAGGACTATGAGTTGACCCTTGGTTTCGGACAGGTCGATCCTACCGAACATCTTGGAATGCCTAACCATGATGGAATTGATTTTGCCACAGCCTCCGGAACTCCAATCGTTGCTGTTGATGAAGGAGAGATCGTCCCCTATCGTGAGGAAAACAACTACGGAACGACGGTTGCGGTTCAGCATCTTTGGGGACAGTCGTTTTATGGTCACCTATCTACTTCCTCGGCACAGCTTGGAGAAAAAGTCAAAAAAGGACAAATTATTGGATTTTCAGGTAGTACGGGAAGATCGACCGGACCCCATCTCCATCTAGGAATCAAATGGAACGATAGCCGGATGATAGATCCTCTTCCACTTCTTTCTGCCTCAAATAATAATAAAGTGGCAGAAAAACAGCTCATTTTTACTATTCCACTATCGACTTCCCAGATTTCCTACGATATGGTCCTTGTGAGACCTGAACCGGTCATTCAGAGCATTGAGCTATCACCTTCTTATATCTACGTAGCGACTCCAAAACCTCTTTTTACAGAACGAGATTCTCACATTATTCTACTCAATGGTGAGAAGGATGCCGGAGACAAGCTTATTCAAGATCCTCACCTTACCATAAAAACGCGCATCACGTCTCAAGACGGGGTAATTATCTGGAAGAATGATGACCAAGATATGTTAAAGGTCTATGACACGGTGACTAAAACATTTTTTGAGCAGCCTCTTTTTACAGATCTTCCCAACTCATTGAGCATCGACTCTAAAGAATATCACGTAATGACTTCCTCAGGAACTCTCGCGCTCAACCCCGTCATACAGTAA
- a CDS encoding nucleoside-diphosphate kinase (catalyzes the formation of nucleoside triphosphate from ATP and nucleoside diphosphate): protein MIEKTLVVVKPDGVKRSLIGEIISRFEKAGLKVVASKMTVVTKDLADQHYPADRDELWIAIGNKTLDNYKALEMDAEKVLGTTDAKKIGDMVRVWLLDYIVSGPVFAMVLEGPHAVELVRKICGHTLPLLSLPGTIRGDYSYDSSALANTAKRAIKNLMHASGNLEEAKYEIPLWFKKSEICSYTRTDEDIMK from the coding sequence ATGATTGAAAAAACATTAGTCGTCGTAAAACCAGACGGAGTAAAGCGAAGTTTAATTGGAGAGATAATTTCTCGTTTCGAAAAAGCTGGTCTAAAAGTGGTCGCTTCAAAGATGACGGTCGTAACCAAAGACCTCGCAGATCAACATTACCCAGCTGATAGGGATGAACTCTGGATCGCAATTGGAAACAAAACTCTTGATAACTATAAAGCGCTTGAGATGGATGCAGAAAAAGTCTTGGGAACCACCGATGCCAAAAAAATCGGAGACATGGTACGCGTTTGGCTACTCGACTACATAGTGTCTGGTCCTGTGTTCGCTATGGTCCTAGAAGGACCTCACGCCGTAGAATTGGTTCGCAAGATCTGTGGCCACACCCTACCGTTATTATCCCTTCCAGGAACAATCCGAGGAGACTACTCATACGACTCTTCCGCTCTAGCAAACACTGCTAAGAGAGCTATTAAAAACTTGATGCATGCTTCAGGAAACCTAGAGGAAGCCAAATATGAAATCCCTCTATGGTTTAAAAAATCAGAGATCTGCTCCTACACTCGAACCGACGAAGATATAATGAAATAA
- a CDS encoding F0F1 ATP synthase subunit gamma translates to MQSLKFINKEMPVLQSLRTIAQVYQETSIIKIQDVRTGVVKTRDYLSGLSQIYSELKSARSGEIARLNKTRQHNKTVTNTGKLQKTLIILLSANTKLYGAIVQDVYQLFVEAIKKEPDADILIVGRLGERLFKETGLERKHLFFEIPDANLQTNDLEPIIFHIVKYEKVIVFHGKFYNLMTQRAIRANITGDVMVEEGMLQENHAVKQFLFEPNLEKLIQFFETQIFATLFRQTVHESELARYASRVNAMEESLQFIKRRQKELQDAKKRFTRASQQKKQLERLSGMRLWR, encoded by the coding sequence ATGCAAAGTTTAAAATTCATTAACAAAGAGATGCCGGTTCTACAAAGTTTGCGCACAATAGCACAGGTATATCAGGAAACATCAATTATCAAAATTCAAGATGTTCGTACTGGAGTCGTGAAAACACGAGATTATCTTTCGGGACTTTCTCAGATCTATTCCGAACTTAAATCTGCACGTTCAGGGGAGATTGCTCGACTTAACAAGACAAGACAACACAATAAGACAGTGACCAATACAGGCAAACTGCAAAAAACATTAATTATTTTGCTGTCTGCAAATACGAAGCTTTATGGTGCCATAGTCCAGGATGTTTACCAACTTTTTGTTGAGGCAATAAAAAAAGAACCAGATGCTGATATTCTTATTGTAGGAAGGTTGGGTGAACGGTTATTTAAGGAAACGGGATTAGAGCGAAAGCATCTATTCTTTGAGATCCCTGATGCAAATCTACAGACCAATGACCTTGAACCAATTATTTTTCATATAGTTAAATACGAAAAGGTCATTGTGTTTCATGGAAAGTTTTACAATCTAATGACGCAGAGAGCGATAAGGGCGAATATTACGGGAGATGTAATGGTAGAGGAGGGTATGCTTCAAGAGAATCATGCGGTAAAGCAATTTTTATTTGAACCAAATCTTGAGAAGTTGATCCAGTTTTTTGAAACTCAAATATTCGCCACACTTTTTAGGCAAACCGTACATGAGTCTGAACTTGCGCGCTATGCATCTCGAGTAAATGCAATGGAAGAGTCACTGCAGTTTATAAAAAGAAGACAAAAAGAACTTCAAGATGCGAAAAAAAGATTTACCCGAGCGAGTCAACAAAAAAAGCAATTAGAGAGACTTTCAGGAATGCGTCTCTGGAGGTAA
- a CDS encoding sortase translates to MTSKSEYNKILLLRTIGNVLIISSLVLMIKTFYLPLKQELQYTLNTSLNKSYVVSTTSPFPSQKPEDRRGLLAKALTGSQREVLVPQDTNFSIVIPKIGANSNIIGNVDSANEEEYSSALKYGVAHALGTAFPGEGGHIFLFAHSTDYFWNVGAYNAIFYLLYKLEKNDEVNLFYKGQRYRYQVVSKQIVDPSQVEYITRKTNKEFLTLQTCWPPGTTLKRQLIFATRIIN, encoded by the coding sequence ATGACTTCTAAGTCTGAATATAATAAAATTCTTCTTCTTCGCACTATCGGCAATGTTCTTATTATTTCATCTCTCGTTTTGATGATTAAGACGTTCTACTTGCCATTAAAACAAGAGCTTCAGTACACTTTGAATACGTCACTAAATAAATCATATGTCGTAAGCACAACTTCGCCTTTCCCTTCTCAGAAACCAGAAGACCGCAGAGGCCTTCTCGCCAAAGCGCTCACCGGATCACAGCGTGAAGTTCTTGTCCCACAGGATACTAATTTCAGTATTGTGATCCCAAAGATAGGCGCCAACTCTAACATTATAGGCAATGTGGACTCTGCAAACGAAGAGGAGTACTCTAGCGCTCTAAAGTACGGAGTTGCACATGCTTTAGGAACTGCTTTTCCAGGCGAGGGTGGTCATATTTTCTTATTTGCACATTCTACCGATTACTTTTGGAATGTCGGAGCATATAACGCCATATTTTATCTTCTTTATAAATTGGAGAAAAACGACGAGGTAAACTTGTTCTACAAAGGACAAAGATATAGATATCAAGTGGTATCAAAACAAATCGTAGACCCATCTCAGGTAGAGTATATTACACGTAAAACGAACAAAGAGTTTCTCACTCTTCAGACATGCTGGCCTCCAGGCACTACACTAAAAAGACAGCTTATCTTTGCAACGCGAATTATTAACTAA